The following are from one region of the Amia ocellicauda isolate fAmiCal2 chromosome 1, fAmiCal2.hap1, whole genome shotgun sequence genome:
- the LOC136750901 gene encoding alpha-1,6-mannosyl-glycoprotein 2-beta-N-acetylglucosaminyltransferase, producing MRLKINKRNVLALSMTAFIGLSLVYMSRKGSSSPQAATVKDPPSRDSAHVGERGLFTAPSITQHKFQYESVFLMKKSVYESNFRQFIRNGDRFPADPELVLVVQVHNRPAYLKLLVDSLKKSSEVHNILLIFSHDYFSQEISDIVQDITFCKVLQIYFPYSLQLYTSEFPGQDPKDCPRDISREDAKKKGCINADFPDSYNHYREASFTQTKHHWWWKLHFVWERVRALQGYSGYALFLEEDNYLLPDFFRFFKHMGELKQKDCPDCDILALGNHESHLTFRDQTNKLETSTWLSTKHNIGMGISKDLYYKLMGCNNEFCTYDDYNWDWTLQHLSGTCMSKPLKVMAAQASRVLHTGDCGLHRQANCQPELAAEKAEQILQFVKDSLFPHSLVLSNQGSVEHKPHMKNGGWGDIRDHTLCKNYAKIL from the coding sequence ATGAGATTGAAGATCAACAAAAGAAATGTGCTTGCCTTATCGATGACTGCCTTTATCGGGCTGTCTCTCGTCTACATGAGTCGCAAGGGCAGCAGCTCGCCACAGGCTGCTACAGTGAAGGATCCTCCCAGTAGAGACAGTGCACATGTTGGGGAAAGAGGTCTTTTCACTGCACCAAGCATCACGCAACATAAGTTTCAGTACGAGTCTGTGTTTCTCATGAAAAAGTCGGTGTATGAAAGTAACTTCAGGCAATTCATCCGCAATGGGGACAGGTTCCCTGCCGACCCCGAACTGGTTCTAGTGGTTCAGGTCCACAACAGACCCGCCTACCTCAAATTGTTGGTGGACTCGTTGAAGAAGTCTTCTGAAGTCCACAACATCCTCCTGATTTTCAGCCACGACTATTTTTCACAGGAAATCAGCGACATCGTGCAAGATATCACATTCTGCAAGGTTTTGCAAATCTATTTCCCTTACAGCCTGCAGCTCTACACCAGCGAGTTTCCCGGACAGGACCCCAAAGACTGCCCGAGGGATATTTCTAGGGAGGATGCCAAGAAGAAGGGATGCATCAATGCTGACTTCCCCGATTCCTACAATCACTACAGAGAAGCTTCATTCACACAAACCAAACATCACTGGTGGTGGAAGCTGCATTTTGtgtgggagagagtgagagcccTCCAGGGATACAGTGGGTATGCACTTTTCCTAGAAGAGGACAACTACCTCTTGCCCGACTTCTTTCGCTTTTTTAAGCACATGGGGGAGCTGAAACAAAAGGACTGTCCTGATTGTGATATATTAGCACTGGGCAACCACGAAAGCCATCTCACTTTCAGAGATCAGACCAACAAGCTGGAAACGTCCACCTGGTTGTCCACCAAACACAACATCGGTATGGGCATCTCCAAGGATCTGTATTACAAGCTGATGGGGTGCAACAATGAATTCTGCACCTATGATGATTATAACTGGGACTGGACCCTCCAGCACTTGTCAGGGACTTGCATGTCCAAGccgttgaaggtgatggcagcACAGGCTTCCAGAGTGCTGCACACCGGGGATTGTGGGCTGCATCGGCAGGCCAACTGCCAGCCAGAGCTGGCTGCAGAGAAGGCAGAGCAGATTCTGCAGTTTGTCAAGGATTCCCTGTTTCCCCATTCTTTGGTTCTCAGTAACCAGGGCTCGGTGGAACACAAACCTCACATGAAGAATGGAGGCTGGGGTGATATTCGGGACCACACACTGTGCAAAAACTATGCCAAAATTCTGTGA